From the Chionomys nivalis chromosome 18, mChiNiv1.1, whole genome shotgun sequence genome, the window AGTCTCTGTGCACGCATCCTGGAGATACCTGGGCAGTCTCAGAAAAGAGACCTTGCAGGTGGGCCTGTTCATGCTGACCTGCTGTCTGAGCTAGGCTCAACTGTGTCCGGGTAAGCGCTAGCTTCCTAGCCTTCCTTTAAGCCCTAGAGTCCCTGACCCTGCCCAGTTCCTTAccccccctcccttttctttttgcttgccTGGGAGAGGCTGAGCGGATTGGCTCTGTGGGTATAGACTCTATATATGTATCTTGCATGGAAAGACCCCATCTGGGAGCCCCACAGCTGAGGGCTGGGGATATCACTCACTCTAGAGTACCAGGCCAGGGCAGTGTCCCACTTCTCCAGAATCCATCGGTAAAGTGGTAGGACTGAGACAGGTGTAGGAGTGGAGGTGGAAGTGGGGCCCAGAGGAGAGCCAGTGAGGATTTCAGGACCTCATACAAGGCAGAAGGCAGGATGCTGTGTGAGGACAGAACCAAGTGTCGTAGGTCATGGACAGAAACAAGAGAATAGCTCGAAATCCCCTGTGAATTCTCCTCCAATCAGCTCCACAGACCACTGAGACAGGGGCATGAATGTAAAGACTTCTGCCCTGAAGAGTTTGAAGTCCTTAACCCTAGTCAGCGCTCTGAGGGAAGGGTCTAGGCAGCACAGAGGAATGTGACCGCCGGTGTTTGAAGTCTGAAAAGGATTTGGAGAGGGGGAGCTGAATTCATTTGCTCTTGTCTGTCACCAGCTCTGGGGGCACAGCAGAGAAGGGAGCCATCCCACGGGAACAGCCTGAGAATTCCCATTTCCCCTGAGGAGCCCCCTTCTCAGGCCCTCCAGATGGTGGTGTGGACAAAAGGCAGTAATTAGCATGAGAATCGGCCTCCCTCGCAGAGGATGAGGTCATCATTCTTGGCCTTGGGTGGGGAGCCGGAGACTGGTCTGAGGAGGGTGATCTGAGCATTAGCCATTCAGTGGCCAGTGTCTGACTGTGGGAATCTGCATGTGGGGTCTTCCTGTGACCAAATCTATGCTATCTATCCTGACTGTGCAGCTTTTGTATGGTAATAGTCATAGAGAGTGAGCCTGCTGTATCAGGACGTGGCACCTCAGCTGAAACTGACCCCATACCCTCCTCTCCCCGCAAGGACTCTGCTGGAGGCTGAGAATTCCCGGTTGCAAACACCTGCCCGAAGTTCCCAGGCTTCCCGTGGCTTTCACGGTAAGAGGCGGAGCCAACTGCTCCTGGAAGCTCTACTTCCGCTTACTTAGGAAGATCCTTCCTAAGCCACCAGTCTAAGTCTTCACTGGGTGACCTCAGCTGTGCTGTTCCCATCCTCTAGCCAGCGGGGGTCAGGCAATGGTGTGAGGGCTGCTCCATGGTGAGGTCGGGGCATACTTAAAACAATTCTTACTCTGCTTTCCAGACCCCAAGCTGAAGCTGCATTTCCTTGGGACACCAGAGGATCAGCACCTGGGATCTGTGCTTCCTGTCCTCACTCCgacacccctcccttcccccatgcCCAATACCCTTGAGACTCCAGTGACAGCCTTTCTGAAGACCCAGGAATTCCTTCAGGCCCAAACCCCCACCTTGGCCAGCACACCCATCCCACCCATGCCTGAGGCTCCCTGTCCTACAAAAGCAGAAGTCAGAGCCCAGGATGCCCCTCTTTCCCTGCTCCAGACACAGGGTGGGAGGCAACAGGGTCCAGAGCCTCTCTGGACCGAAGCCACAGTGTCTGTTTCCACCAGTGAGGAGCCTGGGGGCAAGCAGCCCAGCCACTTACCCAAGGATCTGACCTCCTCAGCCCACTCCGTGTTAGAGACTAAAGATGAAGAATCCAGTGAGTCTAGAGTTTCTAGCATATTCCAGGAAGATGAAGGGCAAATCTGGGAGCTAGTAGAGAAAGAAGCTGCCATAGAGGTAAAAGTAGAGAGGAGCTCTGCACAGGAGACACAAGAAGATGGTCTGGACATGGAAGAAATCCAGGATTCCCAGGGTCCTTTGCAAAAGGAAACCCTAGAGGCTCCAGAAGAGGAGCCACTGATGTCTCTGAAAATCCAGAGCCACGAGACACCAGGGAAGGAGAATTGGAATTCTCTGCGGTCTATAGACCAGACCCTGGGAACTCTAAAAAgctcagaagaaaaacaaacactgcTGAAGTCTTTAGAAGAAAAGGATGTAGAATCAGAGAAAACTCTAGAAAGGGGGCTTCCTGAGCTGTCTAAGCCTTTAGGAAAAGAAGACCCAGGAATTGAGGATGATCAAGAATTAATATCTCCTGAAGGTACACTAGAGACAGTTTCATCTATAGGAAAGGAAAATCAAGAAGTAGTGAGATCTTCAGAAGAGAACTTAGAGCCATTGACAGCTTTTGAAAAGGAAAGCCAGCATCCACTGGGATGtccagaagaagagaaccagatAGTTGAGAGGCTGATAGAAAAGGAGGGTCAGGAGTCCCTGAGGTCTCTGGAAGAGGAGGACCAGAGTATTGTGAAGCCTCTAGAAAGAGAGAGTCAGGAATCTCTGAAGTCTCTTGATGAAATCCAGGAGACCATTATACCACCAGGAAGCAAGAATCAGAAGCAACTGAAATCTCTAGAAgtagaagaggagcagagaatcGTGAAACCTCTGGAAAAAGAAGTGGAGCTCCTGAGGTCTCTAGAAGACAACGGCCAGATGACTGCGGGCCTGGTACAGAACGAGACTCAGGAGTCCCTGCGGTCTCATAAAGACAGAGACCAGGAGACCCAGGATCCACAGAGGTCTCTCGAAGACAACGGCCAGATGACTGGGGGCCTGGTACAGAACGAGACTCAGGAATTCCTGTGGTCTCATAAAGACAGAGACCAGGAGACCCAGGATCCACAGAGGTCTCTAGAAGAAGAGGACCAGATGACTGCGGGCCTGGTACAGAACGAGACTCAGGAGTCCCTGCGGTCTCATAAAGACAGAGACCAGGAGACCCAGGATCCACAGAGGTCTCTCGAAGACAATGACCTGATGACTGCGGGCCTGGTACAGAACGAGACTCAGGAGTCCCTGCGGTCTCATAAAGATAGAGACCAGGAGAcccaggacccacagaggtctctagAAGAAGAGGGCCAGGGGATTGTGAACTATCTAGAAAAAGAAGATCAAGAGTTCCTGGGGTCTTTAGAAGAAGAGCAGGTGGTCAAGCAATCTCTAGAAAGGGAGAGCCATAAACCACTGAGTTCTGTTGAAAAAAAGGACTGGGTGACTGAGAACCTGCTAGACACAGAGAGTCAGGACTCGGGGAAGTCTTTTGAAGAGGAGAACCAGCAGATCTTTAGATCTCTGGGAAAAGAGACTCCAGAGTCCCTGTGGTCTCCCGAAGAGCAGGACCAAGAGATACAGAGATCTCTTCAACAAGAGACTGGACAGATAGTCAGGGATGTAGGGGATGAACAGCTGGCGGTGAGACAACCAGACGTAGAGACGCCTTTTGGAAGACAGAGCCCAGTGTCACTGGAAGGAAGAGCGGAGACAGTGAAGTCTTCAGACACAGAGAACATAGAACCACTGAAGAGTGCTGAGGCGGGTCTGCAGACAGTGAACTCTGTGCAAGTGCAAGAGCCATTGTGGTCTCCAGAAGTGACTAGAGAGACAGCGAAACCTCTAGAAAATGAAATTCAGGAATCACTGGGGTATGTGTATGGGAACCAAGAGACCCTGAGACCCCTTGAAAGGGAGAATCAAGAATTGAGATCTCTGGGCAAGTGGAACCTAGAGACTGTGGACTCTCTAGAAGGGATGGGGGCGGCTGGGCAGCAGCTGGAAGCGGAAGGCTGCCTAGATAAGAATGAGCAGCAAGAATCAGCGAGGTCTCTGGCAGAGGTGGGGCAGGAGCTGCCTGGCTCTAGAAATCAACAAAAGTGGGAAGACATGGTGGAGGACGGAGCAGTGAATCAGGACCCAGTCCTAGGGAGAACAGGCATGGAAAGCGAGGAAGAGGCAGAGCTGCCCCTGACTGGGCaaagtgggaaggaagaagctgcTGAGGACAGGGAGCTGCGGCTACAAGTCAAGGGGGAGGCCTGTAGCCTGGGGAGCTCTGAGCCCAAGGAGCAGAGGGTCCCCAGTGAGGAAGACAACAGGAAGGGGAGCGCTGAGGCCTTCCAGGACATGGAGGGACCACCAGAGCAGGTGGAGACCTTAGAGGTCCCAGTTGCCCAGGGAATGCCAGAAGTGACAGAGCCCCTGTTGCAAGATGAGGCTATAGCACTAACAGGTGAACAAGACTCCAAAGAGCTTACCCTGGGCTCAGAGGCTGCTACCAGAGATGGACTGGAGCAGGAAGTGTTAGGGTTAGGGAAACCAGAGCATCTGGCCAGGGAGGAGGCCATTCACCCATCCCTGGAGGAGCAAAGTGTGGAGGTAAAGAGAGCTCAGGACTTGGAAGGGCCTGAAAAAGAACCATCCGAGACAGGCGCTCTGGAGTCAGAGATCTTTGAACTGCACAAGACTAGCAGTGATGCTCTAGAACCCAAGAGCTTCAAGAAGTCAGAGCCTGCGGTGGGCTGGGGAATAGAGGAGGCCTCAGTGGAGACCTCAGACCATGAGGGCAGTGCTGTCCCTCAGCCCAGGCtctcagagacagaggaagatgagGGCACACAGGCTGTACCGGCACTCCCTGGTCCCaagttcatggaaccttcttcaTACATCCCAGCCCTGGAAGATGCCTGTGAGCTGCAGCCCCGGGCTGAGGGGATtcaggaagctgggtggcagcTAGAAGGTGGGTCTGAAGCTCTGAGGAAAGTAGGAGATGAGCAAGAGTTTGGTCTGGGGGAGACCCCCGAGGGCCTCCAGGAttgggaggagagcagagaagagagtGAGGCGGATGAGTTAGGGGAAACTCTCCCGGACTCTACTCCCCTGGGTCTCTACCTGAGGTCCCCTACCTCCCCAAAGTGGGACCTAGCTGGAGAGAAGAGGCTCTCCCCTCAAGGAGAGGCCAGGGAGGAAGGCTGGGGTCCTCCTGTCCTCAGCAACCCACCCGGGGAGGAGGAACAAGGTCCTGACTCTGACCTGTCATCTGAGGAATTTGAGGACCTGGGGACTGAGGCCTCTTTTCTTCCAGGGGTTCCCAAGGGGGCGGCAGATCATCTGGGCCAGGTTCCTTCAGTACTGGAGCCTGAAAGCTGGGATCAGGGCGGGGAGTCTGATGGCTTTGCTGATGaagaggagagtggggaggagggagaagaacatGAAGAGGCTGAGTCAGGGGCTCAGTGGTGGGGGCCAGGGCCCTCTGGTGGGGGTTTCAAGGTCCAGGATATCACCCAAAGAGGGGACCTCCTGGAACAGGGATCTGTGGGTGTCAGTGGTCCTTGGGATGATGGCTTGAGAGGTGCTGCAGCTAATAGCGCTGTGACTGCCCTGGACACTGAGTCTCAGGACAGCGCTGAACCTTCTGGGTCAGAGGGGTCTGAGTCTGTTTCCTTGGAGGGAGAGGACCATTTGGATGCCCCCCAAGAGGTGACTAGCACGGTCCCAGGGGTTGGAGATACCCAGAGCCCCAACTCGGAGTTAGAGCACATGAATGGGAGGGTGGAGACTGGATTAGAGCAGTCTGAGGGGAAGGAAGGTCTGGATGGGGACCAGGACCAGGGACGCCTTTTACAGGAACAGGAAGTGGGTGCCCTAAAGGCCTCCTTGGTAGTTTCTCCTATGCACCTAGGCCCAAGTCAGTCCCTGGAATTCCCTCTGAGTGGAGTAGATGGAGATTCCTGGTCCTCAGAGGAAGACTAGAGAAAGCTTCTCTGGCTCTGAAGACTTAATGGTAGAGGGGATGTCCTTCCTGATCTGGGCCAGCACCCTTCGCTTTGATAGCTTGACCTGTGGTGTCCTGAAGAGGTGGCTGGCTGAGGGAGATGAGGTCCTGTCAGGGCCTCCTGAAGGCTCAAGCCAGGTGAGCCCCTGTAGTTCTAGACCGCCTTTCTTCTGCATCTCACCTGCTGGAAGAAGCCTGGGCTCAGAGCTTTCGCACGGGGCTGTTCTGGCCAGGTCTTGTGAGCCCCGCCTGTCTACAGTAGTGCCATCCCCACAAGGTGAGGCTTGGCCTATGCCCAGAGGAGCTGAGGGCAACAATTCTGACTGACCTTTCACCTCATCTCAGCCTGCTGAGACTTTGTTCTGCTCTTTCTTGATTAAATAAAGTTGCATCCCTCCCTATACAGTCTGGTGGCTTCCATCTAGGTTTCAGGGGGGTCCTTCTGGTTGAGAAGCAATGGAATAGAGGGGCTGCCTCTGGGGGAGGCCTGGTTGTCCTCTCCACCAGCAGCACTGATtacaaggtcctccccactgGATGTCCTCCTAACCCCTCAGTGTCTCTTGCATAATTAGCCCCCTGGTTTCCAACAACCTAAACAGTTGTCTAGCCTGTGATGACTGACTGGGTTGgagttggggagggaggagagaggcctGAGAGAGGCCTGGCCTGCTCTAGTCTGGCTGTACAGCCTCAGGTCAACAGTTTCTCTGAACTCCAGACCCGGCCACTCATTAGGGGAAGCTGAATTGCCCTATGCCCTGGGTGGTCTCCTGAGGCTGGGAGAACAGGGGAGAGGCCAGGGGAAGCCTCTGCAGTCCTCAACGGAGCTCTCCTGGCATGTGCCGCAGCAGGAGGCCAAGAGGAAAGGCTAGCAGGCCCAGAGGAACATAAGGGAGCTGTCCAGGTGACAGCATGAGGGGCGTGGCACACTGTGCAATGTTAGCAGTGGCACAGAACCAGGTTCTGCTAGTGGGCTCTTTCTCAACATCTGTGCAGGGCAAGATGTACCCACAGGCCTCAAAGGTGGGATAGCCAGATAGAAAGTACCTGCCAGTTACGTTCTGCAGGGAGGAAGCCCAGTACCCAGATGTTCATTTAGATGCCATGATGGAGAAGGTACTGGCTGCCCACACTGATGCCATCACAACCCCAGAGCAGGCTCCTTCTCCCCTTGGGAGGGTAGACAAAGACTGTGCTAGCCAACTGGCACTGTGGGCTCCTCTGTGGGCTCTTCTTCCTCCAAACTGCTCTGGTTCCAGCCCATTTCATCCACACCCTTGCCCTGGGGGTCCAGGATCCTGATTCTCCTACCCCACCCTCCTGGCAGCCCAAGCATCCGCTCTCTCCTTTCTGTACACTAATAACAAGGTTCTCCTGTCTGGTTTGCCAGCTGATGGGCAGAGACCAGCATGTTGGCATCAGGCAAGCAAAACCTGCCTCTCTAATTGGACAAGACATCCTGTGCTTCCTCTTTCCAGGCCTTTGGGTACCACTGCTTGGATGAACACCAAGGACAGAACTAAGTCAACTAGCCCTGCCCTGTACCAGATCCCCATCCTGTACCCCCACAAGCTTATTGTCCTCTACAGTTATCACAGCTGGGCACTGATGCTAGAACTACGCACAGGGCTCAGGATGAAGTGAGGAGGCACAGTCTCTATGGAAATGGTTCTATGTCCAAACAGCAAGAGAGGCAGGAGCTAGACAATGCCAGGGACACCCCTGGTTGTGATGATCAGTGTGGTTGCCATCCACGCAGTGCGGGCTCTGAGAACACAAGCTCTTTGTACAGGAAGCTTTAGCAGCTCCTGAACAAAGGTTAGCAAGTGGAAATTGTGTCTGAAGACAGACACATGCTGGGTAGGGACATAGGGCAGGGCAGGCCCTGAGTGGCCAGTGCTGGGGAGAAtactgggggtgagggtggggaggacagaagaggcCTGGAACAGTGGAAGACAAAACAGGCAGTGGTGGGAAGGGGGCGGGGAGAAGGCCTTAGGGAGATTACAGGAAGTCCTGGCAGTGGGCAAAGCCTTCA encodes:
- the Nes gene encoding nestin → MEGCVGEESFQLWELNRRLEAYLTRVKTLEEQNQLLSAELGGLRAQSGDASWRARADDELAALRVLVDQRWREKHEAEVQRDNLAEELEGVAGRCQQVRLARDRTSEEVACSRRALEAEKSAQGWLSSRVAELERELEAVRAAHEEERAHLNAQAACAPLRLAAPPHGPPARAPEVEELARRLGEAWRGAVRDYQERVAHMESSLGQARERLARAMQGAREGRLELLQLQAERDGLQERREALEQRLEGRWQDRLQATEKFQLAVDALEQEKQGLQSQIAQILEGGQQLAHLKMSLSLEVATYRTLLEAENSRLQTPARSSQASRGFHDPKLKLHFLGTPEDQHLGSVLPVLTPTPLPSPMPNTLETPVTAFLKTQEFLQAQTPTLASTPIPPMPEAPCPTKAEVRAQDAPLSLLQTQGGRQQGPEPLWTEATVSVSTSEEPGGKQPSHLPKDLTSSAHSVLETKDEESSESRVSSIFQEDEGQIWELVEKEAAIEVKVERSSAQETQEDGLDMEEIQDSQGPLQKETLEAPEEEPLMSLKIQSHETPGKENWNSLRSIDQTLGTLKSSEEKQTLLKSLEEKDVESEKTLERGLPELSKPLGKEDPGIEDDQELISPEGTLETVSSIGKENQEVVRSSEENLEPLTAFEKESQHPLGCPEEENQIVERLIEKEGQESLRSLEEEDQSIVKPLERESQESLKSLDEIQETIIPPGSKNQKQLKSLEVEEEQRIVKPLEKEVELLRSLEDNGQMTAGLVQNETQESLRSHKDRDQETQDPQRSLEDNGQMTGGLVQNETQEFLWSHKDRDQETQDPQRSLEEEDQMTAGLVQNETQESLRSHKDRDQETQDPQRSLEDNDLMTAGLVQNETQESLRSHKDRDQETQDPQRSLEEEGQGIVNYLEKEDQEFLGSLEEEQVVKQSLERESHKPLSSVEKKDWVTENLLDTESQDSGKSFEEENQQIFRSLGKETPESLWSPEEQDQEIQRSLQQETGQIVRDVGDEQLAVRQPDVETPFGRQSPVSLEGRAETVKSSDTENIEPLKSAEAGLQTVNSVQVQEPLWSPEVTRETAKPLENEIQESLGYVYGNQETLRPLERENQELRSLGKWNLETVDSLEGMGAAGQQLEAEGCLDKNEQQESARSLAEVGQELPGSRNQQKWEDMVEDGAVNQDPVLGRTGMESEEEAELPLTGQSGKEEAAEDRELRLQVKGEACSLGSSEPKEQRVPSEEDNRKGSAEAFQDMEGPPEQVETLEVPVAQGMPEVTEPLLQDEAIALTGEQDSKELTLGSEAATRDGLEQEVLGLGKPEHLAREEAIHPSLEEQSVEVKRAQDLEGPEKEPSETGALESEIFELHKTSSDALEPKSFKKSEPAVGWGIEEASVETSDHEGSAVPQPRLSETEEDEGTQAVPALPGPKFMEPSSYIPALEDACELQPRAEGIQEAGWQLEGGSEALRKVGDEQEFGLGETPEGLQDWEESREESEADELGETLPDSTPLGLYLRSPTSPKWDLAGEKRLSPQGEAREEGWGPPVLSNPPGEEEQGPDSDLSSEEFEDLGTEASFLPGVPKGAADHLGQVPSVLEPESWDQGGESDGFADEEESGEEGEEHEEAESGAQWWGPGPSGGGFKVQDITQRGDLLEQGSVGVSGPWDDGLRGAAANSAVTALDTESQDSAEPSGSEGSESVSLEGEDHLDAPQEVTSTVPGVGDTQSPNSELEHMNGRVETGLEQSEGKEGLDGDQDQGRLLQEQEVGALKASLVVSPMHLGPSQSLEFPLSGVDGDSWSSEED